A DNA window from Hordeum vulgare subsp. vulgare chromosome 1H, MorexV3_pseudomolecules_assembly, whole genome shotgun sequence contains the following coding sequences:
- the LOC123421053 gene encoding probable GABA transporter 2: MDPNMAGHTGASPFLVSPATGRAMTPSASYDGKPAAADAGAEFVLESKGTWWHAGFHLTTAMVGPTVLTLPYALRGMGWALGLAALTAVAAVTFYTYYLMSRVLDHCEAAGRRHIRFRELAADVLGSGWVFYAVVTVQTAINAGITIGSILIAGNCLQIMYESLAPDGTLKLYHFIIIVAVVLSLFSQMPSFHSLRYINLGSLVLAFGYTILVSGACIRAGMSSNAPVKDYSLSPSKSGKMYDAFLSISILATVFGNGILPEIQATLAPPAAGKMVKALVLCYTVVFFTFYLAAISGYWAFGNTVQSNALQSLMPDSGPSLAPTWLLGLAVVLVLLQLLAIALVYSQVAYEIMEKGSADAGRGRFSWRNLAPRVALRTLYVAACAFVAAALPFFGDIVGVVGALGFIPLDFVLPVVMYNMALAPPRRSAVYVINVAIMALFTGVGIIGAIASVRKLVLDAGQFKLFSDHVVS; the protein is encoded by the exons ATGGATCCCAACATGGCGGGGCACACCGGGGCCAGCCCGTTCCTGGTCTCGCCGGCGACGGGGCGCGCCATGACCCCCTCCGCCTCCTACGACGGCaagccggcggcggcggacgcCGGGGCGGAGTTCGTGCTGGAGTCCAAGGGCACATGGTGGCACGCGGGGTTCCACCTCACCACGGCCATGGTTGGCCCGACGGTGCTCACGCTGCCGTACGCGCTGCGCGGCATGGGCTGGGCGCTCGGGCTCGCCGCGctcaccgccgtcgccgccgtcacCTTCTACACCTACTACCTCATGTCCCGCGTGCTCGACCACTGCgaggccgccggccgccgccacaTCCGCTTCCGGgagctcgccgccgacgtgctcg GGTCCGGGTGGGTGTTCTACGCGGTGGTCACCGTGCAGACCGCCATCAACGCCGGCATCACCATCGGCAGCATCCTCATCGCCGGCAACTGCCTCCAG ATTATGTACGAGAGCTTGGCGCCGGATGGCACCCTGAAGCTGTAccacttcatcatcatcgtcgccgtcgtgtTGTCGCTCTTCTCGCAGATGCCGTCGTTCCACTCGCTGCGGTACATCAACCTCGGGTCCCTTGTCCTAGCCTTCGGCTACACCATCCTCGTCTCCGGCGCGTGCATTCGGGCAG GTATGTCGAGCAATGCTCCGGTGAAGGATTACTCGCTGAGCCCGTCAAAGTCCGGGAAGATGTACGACGCCTTCCTCTCCATCTCCATCCTGGCCACCGTGTTCGGCAACGGCATCCTGCCCGAGATCCAGGCCACCCTGGCGCCGCCGGCGGCGGGGAAGATGGTGAAGGCGCTCGTGCTCTGCTACACCGTGGTCTTCTTCACCTTCTACCTGGCAGCCATCTCCGGCTACTGGGCCTTCGGCAACACGGTGCAGTCCAACGCGCTGCAGAGCCTGATGCCGGACTCGGGGCCGTCGCTGGCACCGACGTGGCTGCTCGGCCTCGCcgtcgtgctcgtcctcctccagcTGCTGGCCATCGCGCTGGTGTACTCGCAGGTGGCGTACGAGATCATGGAGAAGGGGTCGGCGGACGCGGGCCGGGGCCGGTTCTCGTGGCGGAACCTGGCGCCGCGGGTGGCGCTGCGGACCTTGTACGTCGCGGCGTGCGCgttcgtggcggcggcgctgccCTTCTTCGGCGACATCGTGGGCGTGGTCGGCGCCCTGGGGTTTATCCCGCTCGACTTCGTGCTCCCCGTCGTCATGTACAACATGGCGTTGGCCCCGCCTAGGAGGTCGGCGGTGTACGTGATCAACGTGGCGATCATGGCCTTGTTCACCGGCGTTGGGATCATCGGCGCCATTGCTTCCGTGCGGAAGCTTGTGCTCGACGCCGGACAGTTCAAGCTGTTTAGTGACCATGTCGTCAGCTGA